In a single window of the Streptomyces sp. CGMCC 4.7035 genome:
- the nagA gene encoding N-acetylglucosamine-6-phosphate deacetylase, giving the protein MAASKVLAGARVVLPTGIVNDGRVVVEGTRIATNDSAGAEIIDVRGHWLVPGFVDIHNHGGGGASFTSGTVEDVLRGVHTHRLHGTTTLVASTVTGDMDFLVQRAGLLSELAEQGDIAGIHFEGPFISPCRKGAHSEELLRAPEPAEVRKLIDAARGRAKMVTLATELPGGLDSVRLLAEQGVIAAIGHTDATYEQTLEAIEAGATVATHLFNAMPPLGHRTPGPITALLEDERITVELIDDGTHLHPAALQLAFHHAGAGRVAFITDAMDAAGFGDGRYMLGPLEVEVADGVARLVEGGSIAGSTLTLDRAFRRAVTVDRLPVEDVVAAVSANPAKLLGLYDRVGSLEPGKDADLVLLDAEFGLKGVMRRGEWVVDPQLG; this is encoded by the coding sequence ATGGCCGCTAGCAAGGTTCTCGCCGGTGCCCGGGTGGTGCTGCCCACCGGGATCGTGAACGACGGCCGCGTGGTCGTGGAGGGCACGCGGATCGCCACGAACGATTCCGCGGGCGCGGAGATCATCGACGTACGAGGGCACTGGCTGGTCCCCGGCTTCGTCGACATCCACAACCACGGCGGCGGTGGCGCGTCCTTCACCTCCGGAACCGTCGAGGACGTCCTGCGGGGCGTCCACACCCACCGACTGCACGGCACGACCACGCTCGTCGCCTCGACCGTCACCGGCGACATGGACTTCCTCGTCCAGCGCGCCGGGCTGCTGAGCGAGCTCGCCGAGCAGGGCGACATCGCCGGCATCCACTTCGAGGGCCCGTTCATCTCGCCGTGCCGCAAGGGCGCGCACTCCGAGGAGCTGTTGCGCGCGCCGGAACCGGCGGAGGTCCGCAAGCTGATCGACGCGGCGCGCGGCCGGGCGAAGATGGTCACCCTCGCCACCGAACTGCCCGGCGGCCTCGACTCCGTGCGGCTGCTCGCCGAGCAGGGCGTGATCGCCGCGATCGGGCACACGGACGCGACGTACGAGCAGACGCTGGAGGCGATCGAGGCGGGCGCCACGGTCGCGACCCATCTCTTCAACGCGATGCCGCCGCTCGGCCACCGTACCCCCGGCCCCATCACCGCGCTGCTGGAGGACGAGCGGATCACGGTCGAGCTGATCGACGACGGTACGCATCTGCACCCGGCCGCCCTGCAACTGGCGTTCCATCACGCGGGCGCGGGGCGGGTCGCGTTCATCACGGACGCCATGGACGCGGCCGGGTTCGGCGACGGCCGCTACATGCTCGGCCCGCTGGAAGTGGAGGTGGCCGACGGAGTGGCCCGCCTGGTCGAGGGCGGGTCGATCGCCGGCTCGACGCTCACCCTGGACCGCGCGTTCCGGCGGGCGGTCACCGTCGACCGGCTGCCGGTGGAGGACGTCGTGGCCGCCGTCTCGGCCAACCCGGCGAAGCTGCTGGGCCTCTACGACCGGGTGGGTTCCCTGGAGCCCGGCAAGGACGCCGACCTGGTGCTGCTGGACGCCGAGTTCGGCCTCAAGGGCGTGATGCGCCGGGGCGAGTGGGTGGTCGATCCCCAACTGGGGTGA